In Capsicum annuum cultivar UCD-10X-F1 unplaced genomic scaffold, UCD10Xv1.1 ctg79508, whole genome shotgun sequence, the genomic stretch TTAAGCACAACATGAATTACATCACAGAATTGATGCATATTAACAATTTTTGTCTGCAACTCCCTAGGGATCATTGGGATGGTATTTTAACTGAAGTAGTGTTCTTCAAGCGAATTTTCGTTAACTAAGTGATGTATCATTACTGGCAAGAATATAACATCCATCATTTTTCAGTCATAAAACTTTTTGAAATAGCAGAAGACTACACATCAAATTGTAGAGATTATTTACAATTCTTTTCAATATGTAAAGCTGTTGATTGAACTGACTAACCTCCAATACAAACGGCATAGATGGAACTCCATTTGTGCTTGCAGGATTTAGCCGTGGTAACAATGAATCAATGAAAGCCTTTCCTCCTTTACTATAAGCAAACCAAATATATTGTTAAGTTTACTGCTAGGTCAGACCAAAAACTTTTAGAATATCTAGTATGAAATATTACCGgttataattaaatataaggaCTCGTTCTTGCATTACTATGGCCCGTAAAGAACCTAGATTCAACAGAATTGCGTGCTCACGGACCTGGAAGAAGATTTGTAAATGAAGTCCATCAAAAACTGCCAGTTCAGGAGTTAAATGTGTAAGATGAGCAAGAAGTTATTCTATGACTCTTTAGCACAAATAATGGTAGAGAATATCTTAAATTAAAAGTAAAGGTAGAACTGATCtctgtgaaatcatttaaaaGGTTATCTCTATCTTTGTCATTTTTAGATTCGTAAAGaagtaaataaaagagaaaaagagacacAAGGACGAGATGTTCTTCAGTAGAAAAACAACAAGGAAAGAGACACACGGATAAGGAACAGATGTTTAAGTGACATTCTTTCCATTTTGTGCATGTCAATTTTCACAAAAACAAACTAGGATGAGtcagtaaaaagaaaaaaaaaaagatattcttTTCTATTGGTGCTTTCCAAAGATGAGCGTTATCTGCTGTCAGCCAATTGCCATCACTTTGTCCTAAATGTGAGTTTAAGTGACATTCTTTCCATTTTGTGCATGCCAATTTTCACAAAGAGAAATTACAATCCACCTCTGGGGGTAGTTAACGAGCTTGTTTTATGAATTAGGAAGTTCCAATAGTTGGTTTAAATAACATTCATAAGTTGTAACATTTTCCATAATAGATCTTTACTCCAACAATTTTTCAAAGGCTATCTCAATACAGGtgagaacaagaaaataaaagtgaccTATTTATGGAAAAATACATAGTTGATAGCAATTGAAATACCAGCAAAGCAGGCATTGAATTCGTCAACCACAATGATGGATCAACACTCCTGATATCTCGAGGACGTAAACCTGTTTTCAGCATATTAGGGAAAACAGTGAATGCACATGAGAAAGAGGCTTTAATATGTGGATTCAGACCAGTTAACTGAGATATAGTATCttcaaaaataagaatagaagGATCTCAAGTATGATCTATGTTAAACATATAAGTAAATGTTTTGAGTATTAATTCTGTGAGATATAGCAGAATCAAATACTAACTAGAGACTTTTATCAGAAAAATTTTTAGAGAACACAAAATGCAACAGGTAATTGGCATCAGCAAACATTAGTACTGAATGTTTTCACACGATTATTGATAGATGGAGTTACTCCCAAGAACAGAACTTTTTTATGAATGCATAGTCAGTTTCATCATATAATCTCAACAACATAGGTAAGAGAGGGAAGGCGGGAGAGATAGAAGAAGAGAAAGGACTCACCGCTTGACTTCAGCAAGTGCCTTCTGTTTATTTTCCTTTTTGCTACCGTCCCACATGTCTTTACCTCCACTACCTTAAGAAAAGAATCGAAGTATTATCAATACTATGCCATCTTAATTGACTTGGAAGGAGGATAGAAATTTTCCAAATGTTGGTACAGATGAACCATCAAAATAGTTAAACAGCTGAACACTTATGATCATCTATTGTGAAGAGACGCATCCCATATAAATTGTGAGCTAACGCCATGAAGTTCTCCAAGAATTTGATAATGTTATACTTCCTACCATGGAGGTACAAAACACTTGCACTAACAAGGAGAAAACAAAGTCCAGATCTTTCTGGTGCACTATCTAACCTTATCAAGAAGTTAAAATTAAGAGGTTGGTGTCTCTGACATCATAGATATCCGTGCAGCAACAGATGTCACTTCATCAATTTCTCTAAATTCAGTATCTTGACCGACTTTTGACATTCTGGAAACCTAATCTTTCCGTCCATTAAGAATATTTAAATTGCAATGTGATAAGTCGCATTCTACTTTCTCATTTCATCTTTGAAGATGACATGGTCTCAACTGCTATAAAGACACCCGAAGATGACCAGAAGTTTGAGTTCCTACATTAGTCCTGtagaattcatttttttattgCAGATTAAACATAAATACATTACAACCATAAGCAAATATGAATGTCTTTTAAGCAGATGAAAGAGCTCAAAACGTCTCCCTTTGAGGAATTCATCATTTCtgattttccttattttaccTACATATTTTTATCGCAAACTCATCCAAAGGAACTAGTTACAACTGAATATGTTTATGCTTAACCATTTCTCACAGTGCAGATTAAACAATAATGTGGCCACCCAGAATAACTTATCTAAACTGAAAATAATGCATCAAATAGATTTGACAACAGGTATcatcctcaaaaaaaaaaaaaagattgacaaCAGGTATAAATGtctttgttgttgtttgtatAAATTTTCCAGTTGCtccacaacttaagggagga encodes the following:
- the LOC124895062 gene encoding magnesium transporter MRS2-11, chloroplastic-like isoform X1, which codes for MFTLLVVIRCQLGIREPVYEVVEVKTCGTVAKRKINRRHLLKSSGLRPRDIRSVDPSLWLTNSMPALLVREHAILLNLGSLRAIVMQERVLIFNYNRKGGKAFIDSLLPRLNPASTNGVPSMPFVLEVSQFNQQLYILKRIVNNLYNLMCSLLLFQKVL
- the LOC124895062 gene encoding magnesium transporter MRS2-11, chloroplastic-like isoform X2, encoding MFTLLVVIRCQLGIREPVYEVVEVKTCGTVAKRKINRRHLLKSSGLRPRDIRSVDPSLWLTNSMPALLVREHAILLNLGSLRAIVMQERVLIFNYNRRKGFH